The Scomber scombrus chromosome 19, fScoSco1.1, whole genome shotgun sequence DNA window ctctaaacatcattattatgaGTAGTAGCAGTGGTATAGGAGTGTAATCTGTGAGGGAATGCTTATCATAAGGGGATTGTTAACTTTTTGCTTTCCATAAATAAAGCCcattatttatgtgtatgtatgaacCCAGTCACCCTGAAAAAGACAGGATGAAACATGGCACATGAAGTTTCTGCTATAAACTGCAACTGGTGACAGcttaacaataacaatacaacCTCAGCTGTAGCCTTTGCCCTTTACATGGAGAGTAAAGCAGCCTTTGAGCGCCTGCAGCAAACTTGCATTTATAGATAAAGCACATATAAACAACTGAACTAAGTAGCAAACAGGtctggaaaaaaatctgaaaggTCTGGAATACTTAAGTTTTGGGATGTAATATGATGTCAGCATCAAAACTGAAAGCTGTGCTGACAAATGAAAAaccccatcttttttttttttttttttaaatcattcctGTCCCGCTTAAAAGACACAACAGGTGCCActatacattatacatatatatataaaatctcAATTGAACGAGTTTCAGCTTGTTTCACTCGCCATCTCCACTGAAGAAACGTGCGAAATGAGGAATAACGTCCGTATGAGACTCAATGTTGACCAGGAGCTGATGCTAGAGCAACAGCTCCGCCTGTCAACCACAACCGGTATTACACCAAATTATTGCCAGAATTAATTAAGTAGGCTACAGTTCAACTGAGCGACACCCAGCGAGGAGCAGTGAGTGTACAACAGAATAGATTTCCATTGACGGGTTTTtgccacaaacaaacaaacgtcATGTAACATTTCAATTTTTGAACCATTTCTAAAAGGTATATTAGTGTGCCCTGGCCTTTGTTTCCAAGTATTTGTCGTTTTCGCTAAGCTTGATTAAATTCCAACTAATCATATTTGAAAATAGATCAAAATATTTAAAGGGGTCTCCAGttttgaaagtagcatcactTGCTGCGTGTATATCCTACATGGTCAATTTATCACTCGTGTCTTCAAGGTCCCGCTTCCGATGGTTAATTTAACATCTGCAGATTTACATACTTGAGAGGTAAGTCAAACTACCGATCTACAAAGCATGTTCCTGTACTTTCTTTATCATATGGCATTAAAGGTTAAATCAGCTGAACTTTGCCAGTGGTCTTAGGGGAGTGACTATGTAAGTCAGCATCAAAAGGAAACAGATAAAGTGTTGGGGGGATCACTCATCTGATTGGTCACCTTTGTTCTTTCAAATTGAGGTGTCCCCCCCTCCCTTTATTGGCACCAACGGGCCTGGGGAGAAGAAGACATCTTTTACAGTAATGCTGCACTCCTGCATGGAGTTTCAAAGTGCTGGGATGGTGGAATAATAACATGAGGAAACATGGCGCAGGCCTGTCAGAGACATGATAAACCcaacagactgaaggaagaagTGAGCTGCATGCTGGTGGGTGATGGAGCAGTGGGGAAGACCAGCATGATTATCAGCTACATCTTCAATGGATACAACAGCGAGTACAGGCAAACAGCTTTTGATGTGTTTACTGGTGAGTAAAGGTTAATTTCTTTAAAGGTCAACAACAGCTGGATTCTGTAGTAAAACTGATGTTTCTATCCAATGAACTTCCAGGTCTGGTTCACGTGAATGGCCTTCAGACACGAATCAAACTGATAGATACTGCTGGGCAGGTAAATATCCCACATTACTTTATGATTTCTTAACCAAACCCCAGAGTCTTTTGGTCAGCTCTCACTATTTAATCCTTGACAGGAGGAATTTGGCCATCTTCGCTCTCTGTGCTACGCCCACGTGGACATCTTCATCCTCTGCTTCAGCCTCGTCAACCCTGTGTCCTTTGACAATATCACTTCCAAATGGATCCCACAGATCCGCGCTGGTAACCCAACTTCACCCATTGTGCTGGTGGGAACTCAGTCAGACCTTTGCCACAATGTGGACATCCTTATTCATCTGAACCAGCGGAAAGCCAAACCAGTGCACTTCAGCCAGGTCAGAAGGCTGGCACGCAGGATCAGAGCTCATGACTATGTGGAGTGTTCAGCTCTGACACAGCACAACCTCAAAGATGTGTTTGACCGCGCTATATTTGCTGCCATTAAGCACAAGGACACTGGCACAAAACCCCAAAAGCTCAACCTGATTAAGAGATTGAAGACTTTTTGTGATTGTGGATGGAAGAAAATCTTCAAATTAATCTGACTGGAATCTAAAGAAAGGATTGGTGTTTGTAGTTTTTGacttaaaatcaattaaaacctGCTTAACATCTTACCTTAAGATCCTGTGAGAAATATGACAATCTATGTATCAAACTCTGCATATTCTTTCTTCCTATCTGGCcttattgttttcatgttttgtttgttccaattgttgttcatgttgttgttgttgttctatGTGCGTTAAAGTATGTAATAAATGCACTGTAGGGTACCTTTCATGgcaactttgttttctttgaatcAGTGTTTTGAAAGTTACTTTGATTAATTAATCAGAAAACATCCAGTGTGACGATCCTGCAGTGTAAGATACTGTCAGTGGAGAAATGGAGGGAAAACACAAAGTGCCATTTGGAACAAATGGTCACCTGCTGATACTTTGAAGTGCTAGTTTACAAGACAAAGGCCATTTAAATCCATCCTCTGTGCCAAAGCTTATATTGAAACATGTTTCCAGCAGTTACTTTTAAAATACCCGCCTTCCTTTCCTTTATTAAACTAAGGGTCAAAGATCAAATTCTGATTAATTAGACTAGAAAGCAAAATTACAATTTGATATATTCAATAAAATGGATCAAGACATTTTGaacttattttcatcatcaactCACACTAAGAGATCAGATtagatcattttaattttctcagAGGTCATCCAATCATTTCATATTACTTATTAATTATCCATTTTTATACCTCAGAAGAGTACACAACAAATAACATGCATTTTTAACCTGACCCTACTCCCAGGTAGAAAAAGTCCAAAAGGTTTACCACTTCCCACACTTGTTTACATGCACTACACCTAATCCTGCAGCACTGCAGTCAACATTCAACTCTGTGCATATGACAATAAAATCATATGCAATTAATTTGTTGTTGCACTTTCTGTGTATTGTCGACAAAGTATATTAAAatggagaaataaaataatagtatgtttatttatgcaaaataaaataaataggcCTATGTgcctaataataaacatgtatAGGCTACTGACAGGTTAATATGTTAAATAGTAGTAATTAATTACGTTTGAATGAAGTAATCGTTGGAAAGTTGAagtttttcattaaaattacaaaaaggcAACATTAAAGGGTTTTGGAAGCTGCTCAGAAACCGTCGACTCAGCGCCTCACTGGCTGGTACTAcgtttcccacaatgcaacaggCCTCACCCTCCTCTGACCCTGTGACTGAAAATAATCTGATCAGCTGATGTGACCTGGCAACAAAATAACGTAGCTAGAGAAACCTGCCAGGGAGGGGGctgaagaacaaaaacaatgacaCTGCTCGGACGGATTTAAAACACAGGAACtcttttaaagacttttaaacGGAGTAACGTTGGGTTCTCTCCTATTTTAAAGCGTCTGCACTGATATCCGAGCTTTTAACATCGActggctgttgttttttgttgatatGTTAACTCTGCAGCTCAGTTGACAGACTGGAGGCTAGCTGTTTGTTTGGACGGCTGAAACTGTTGGGGGTTGCTTGCTCACTAATGACGCCCTTTGTTTGGTAAAAAGTTGAAACTGTAGGTCGAAACTAGCTCGCCATTAGCAAAGCATTCCTGTTTGGACGCCAAACAATTTGCCGTGTTTGCCAGCGAGCAGCTGAGGGTCAGTTTGCTAGCTAGCCTGTTGTTAGCATCAACATTTGCACATTCATCTTTTCAGGGAGAGTTCATTGTCTCGGTTGGTTCTGGCTGCTTGCACACATTTGTGTGTCATATTAGAGTGTTAATAGCTAACTTGAAGTGTATGTAATGTACTTAGTGCTGCTTTCAGTATCTAACTCTGATGTACAAACAAGCTAACTTGGTTGCAAGAGACATAAGTCAAGGAGACGGCTTTTCATCTTCACTGCCTCACTGTTAGCTGTTCGTTGCACTGACTAAATGTCATTGAAAAGTGTTTGGAATTCATACTGCAAAAATTAATTTGTTACATCCTATGTATTGTTGAGACTTTCTAGCTGTTGCCACAGTCAGAATCACCAGCCTTGACACAATGCAGTTGCTTTAAgttgaattttgtttttgtttttgtttttgtttttttgcattcagTCATTTCACTTGTCAGTATTATCACATATTGCTGTTGTAAATTGCTGGTGCTGTAATCAAAACTGCTCCTACAAGCACTGCTCTTTATTCAAGTTAACCTTGTAAGAAACGATGAGCGGCCATGGCTCATCTTCACAAAAGGGAGTCAATACTAGTCTAATATGTCAAGAGAGTTATGCCTGTGGTGGCGCTGAGGAAGCTGCATTTGAGTGTTATGAATGCAAAAGCTTGCAGTGTGTTCGTTGCGAGCTTGAGCTCCACAACCAGGAGTCTCTCAAGAACCATGAGCGGGTTCAGATAAGTCCAGGGCATGTCCCTTACTGTGACAACTGTAAAGGAGGTAATGGAGACAGTGGCAAACGCCATAGGTCTGTGGTCCGCTGCCAGAACTGCAAAGTTAATTTGTGCCAAGACTGTCAGAAACGCACCCACAGTGGAGGCAACAGGAAGAAACACCAGCTTACATCTTATCCTCCACCACCAAAACCTGCCGAGGTCAGCTCTGTCCAAACATCTGTGCAGCCCGTTGTCCAAGTAGTCGATGAGACCAAATCTCAGAGAGCAAAGCTCCTGGAGAAGATAACCAGTTTTCTCCTGGTTGATGAGAATGAGGAAATGCAGGTAAGTTGTGCAAAAGTGACACTTTTGCGAGTATGTCTTAATTTGCTATTTTGAGAACTCATTATCCCTTGTGATCCCCTTGTGAACTCTTATTGTTCTTTTCCAGATAAAAGATGATGCTCCATTTGTAAAGAGGTTGAACTGCCCCCCTGACCAGCTGCTGAAGGTGGTGTCCATCTTTGGTAACACGGGAGAGGGCAAATCTCACACCCTGAACCACACATTCTTCATGGGCAGAGAAGTGTTCAAGACCTCTCCCACACAGGAGTCCTGTACAGTGGGTGTGTGGGCAGCGTTTGATCCTATCCATAAAGTAGTGGTCATCGATACAGAGGGTCTGCTTGGGAACAGTTCCAAACAGGGCCAGAGAACCCGTCTCTTGCTCAAGGTGCTCGCCATCTCTGACCTCATCATCTACCGCACCCATGCTGACCGTCTCCACGACGACCTCTTCAAATTCCTCGGGGATGCCTCTGAGGCCTACTTGAAGCATTTCACTAAGGAACTGAAGGCCACAACAGCCCGCTGTGGCCTGGATGTCCCACTGTCCACCTTGGGCCCAGCTGTGGTCATCTTCCATGAGACAGTCCACACTAAGTTGCTTGGTTCAGGTACATATTCAGATAAAACATCTCAACAGTTCCGTTACTCATAAGTCCTACTGTTTATTTGTGGAGTGTAATTCATCTGTTATGCGCATGTTGGACAAGTTGGACCTTTGATTAGAATTTACCCAGAAGAACAGCTGACTAATCACAATGAATGTAGTTTTAATTGCTATAAGGGACGAGAGGCGGTGCTTAAAGGTTAAAAGCGAGGGGTAATTACAGTTTAAACAAATATTAGCCTGCAGTGTCTCTGGAGGTAGCAATCAGCATTCTGACTTTTTGAGAAATGCATAAACATTATGAtttggactttaaaaaaagaaaactgcattCTGTGTCAGTGAAGTCAAATACTGCATTTTTATGGCTGCAGTTATAAACTTGAATGACCATAcctatttttttgcatattttagtcCTGTTGCTGCAGTCGTACTTCATGTTCACATTCCACCATTTCCAGTGGATGCTTTATTTATTctagctttttaaaataactttcagGCAGGTTTTCGGTTTCATATATTACAGAGTGAGAATAAACTTGCAGAGACTAGTGAGCATCAcggctgttttttttacttattatCCAAGTTACTTTATCGCTGCAATGTGAAAGgaggttatttttaaaaagcctgtgCTGTGACACGCCCGGTAAAACTGCTAGTTAAGACACATGCCACATAACCACAATGTACGTGGTCTGATTCCAGCAACGTGCTTTTGTTGCTCATCATTTTCtgtcttgtctctctctcccctacTTTCCTGTCATCTCTGTACTGTCATTATTTGATAAATGCATAGAGAGCCCAAATATTGCACGTTAAAAGAAAGTGATACATTTTCTCACTCAAATAAGGTTCAAgtgtttaaaaatagaaaaacagaaatatatggAAACTAGTCAATGcctcaaaaacacatttaaaatacattaggACCTTAGAATGGGAAGTACACGATTTGTAGTGAATCCACTGAAACATGAAAGAACACTGGTATGAGCATTTAAGACTTGGGACGACAAACTTAATACAACTGGAGGAACTGCATTTTAAGCGTTATCAAGTATGCTTGGCACTTTTATATTTCCGTTGTTTGTATCTGATGTACTGATAGACCTTTGCTCGATAGCCAGATCTTGCCAttaatttttgtgtgtgtttttcttttttagataaGTCGTCCGAGTCAGTAGATCGGCTGCTGTTGGAGCGCTTCAGGAAGCTTTCTCGTTTCCCAGAGGCCTTCAGTTCTGTCCAGTACTGGGGCACACAGACTCTGAGCCCCCCTACTGACTTTCGTGGCCTACAGAGTAAACTGGAGCAGCTCCTAGATAACAACGCCACCCGTTCCCCACGCACCCCTGTGGTCATCTTCAAAGCCCTGCAGGTAGGACTGTatatagataaaaaaaatcagccacCTTCAAACCTGCTTCAGACTGGCTGGTTATTGTAAAGCCAATACTGAACTGAGGATGGTTGTTCTTCAATCTTTAATGCTCAAGGTTTAACTTTattcattaaatgtaattatctgCCGGTCCTTGATTTCCCTATAGGCATTAAGTGAGCGCTTCAATGGAGAAATTGGAGATGAGCTGGTAGCTCACAGCTGCTTTTTTCCTGATGAGTACTTCACTTGCTCCAGCTTGTGCCTCAGTTGTGGGTCAGTACCTATTAACTTCTATAAAATGGTATGCTTTATTATCTCTCTGTCAATCTCTTGCTAATTTTAATTCTGACTTATTACTTTAATCCCAGATCTGGTTGCAAGAACAGCATGAACCACCTAGCAGAAGGAGTGTGCCATGAGGAGAGGCATCGTTGTCGTTATTCTGTTCAGTACGATAATCGCATTTATACCTGTAAGGTAAGCCCAGAGGTTCACCTTTGTTGCTAAGATAGAACTAAGCATTCACTCTTTACTAGTGATGCTGTTATTACTCATCATGTGCCATTACTGACTAATCCAAAGGTTAAATCAATTTGTCGTGTGTGaccagagctggggactcggactcgcgactcggactcgagttgcacttaagtctcactaaactgtgacttcagactcgacttggactcgaggctcgagactggcgaacaacctttatttcatgttattattattattctcattatttatc harbors:
- the LOC134000982 gene encoding zinc finger FYVE domain-containing protein 1-like; this translates as MSGHGSSSQKGVNTSLICQESYACGGAEEAAFECYECKSLQCVRCELELHNQESLKNHERVQISPGHVPYCDNCKGGNGDSGKRHRSVVRCQNCKVNLCQDCQKRTHSGGNRKKHQLTSYPPPPKPAEVSSVQTSVQPVVQVVDETKSQRAKLLEKITSFLLVDENEEMQIKDDAPFVKRLNCPPDQLLKVVSIFGNTGEGKSHTLNHTFFMGREVFKTSPTQESCTVGVWAAFDPIHKVVVIDTEGLLGNSSKQGQRTRLLLKVLAISDLIIYRTHADRLHDDLFKFLGDASEAYLKHFTKELKATTARCGLDVPLSTLGPAVVIFHETVHTKLLGSDKSSESVDRLLLERFRKLSRFPEAFSSVQYWGTQTLSPPTDFRGLQSKLEQLLDNNATRSPRTPVVIFKALQALSERFNGEIGDELVAHSCFFPDEYFTCSSLCLSCGSGCKNSMNHLAEGVCHEERHRCRYSVQYDNRIYTCKACYEGGKEVLVVPKTSASSDSPWMGLAKYAWSGYVIECPNCGVIYRSRQYWYGNQDPVDTVVRTEIQHVWPGSDGFLKDNSNAAQRLLDGVNLVAQSVSELSVKPAKAVTSWLTDQIAPAYWKPNSLIMVCHKCHEVFQDNDTKHHCRACGEGFCDGCSSKAAPVPERGWGLAPVRVCDICFEQRASYAELLEAELEEEEGGTLARKVGEAVTNTIGVVVTAIDIPLGLVKDAARPAYWVPDQDILSCHNCQREFTAKLSKHHCRACGQGVCDDCSPERRPVPSRGWDHPVRVCTSCNQKPGEL
- the LOC134000903 gene encoding rho-related GTP-binding protein RhoV-like, with protein sequence MAQACQRHDKPNRLKEEVSCMLVGDGAVGKTSMIISYIFNGYNSEYRQTAFDVFTGLVHVNGLQTRIKLIDTAGQEEFGHLRSLCYAHVDIFILCFSLVNPVSFDNITSKWIPQIRAGNPTSPIVLVGTQSDLCHNVDILIHLNQRKAKPVHFSQVRRLARRIRAHDYVECSALTQHNLKDVFDRAIFAAIKHKDTGTKPQKLNLIKRLKTFCDCGWKKIFKLI